One Sander vitreus isolate 19-12246 chromosome 22, sanVit1, whole genome shotgun sequence DNA segment encodes these proteins:
- the buc gene encoding bucky ball: MDDGSKQPHTFGSGQPRAPHPRPFFYVQPASQPYLYQQQHWQMNNPYSHYGVPGGGFNRPCMPPYQYMQYPGFVFPNPLFAPLYPMDYRRMFEPRFHAPPWNDMPRQQQWQQQRQQYHPQTNWRREMACSEAQTDPSDAISKLIECLDKIRATELRGADRELDSGVASQASETFSPGEEKKSEEQGHILPSAPDDSHSESPAMVFSDSTTAVYDGDSSQRSLEVLSPPGCWSAGLEEECPLDSSSVHEESPELEQTATDEHLLPQEKTEVADIQSDISATDESVPKCDHEELLKQPTDPILPSSSFPSSQPALKDAKSGDTVSKMEHQKADPSYQILRLPFESVLTPGEDGGARLSSPTAPYYYNYLSMQTTHERMSVLSPSLDELSSRDEMFSTDLDDADLFPKRVYAGRRLAEVVSGSPHAAEEVEEVWLPGSKRCMCACCGKSLAKGTGRSKVHSSKVYRDEAGDSEEESRYGRGCEQPVRVVVRKHSAPRKPHLVLPRHAAKPRYKRGQHKDPSDPVNQEEGHDVCVHEPADGEIGELTCSEPQCRTCQGKSRPGVLLLLT; encoded by the exons ATGGACG ATGGAAGCAAACAACCACACACATTTGGGAGCGGACAACCGAGAGCTCCACATCCCAGACCTTTCTTCTACGTCCAGCCTGCGTCTCAACCTTACCTCTACCAGCAGCAGCACTGGCAGATGAACAACCCATACAGTCACTATGGTGTGCCTGGAGGAG GTTTTAACCGTCCCTGTATGCCCCCGTACCAGTACATGCAGTATCCTGGGTTTGTTTTCCCAAACCCATTGTTTGCCCCGTTATATCCAATGGATTACAGGCGAATGTTTGAGCCTCGCTTCCACGCTCCTCCCTGGAATGACATGCCTCgccagcagcagtggcagcagcagcggcagcagtaTCACCCACAGACAAACTGGCGTCGAGAAATGGCCTGCTCAGAGGCTCAAACCGACCCCAGTGACGCCATAAGCAAACTCATCGAATGCCTGGATAAAATCCGAGCCACAGAGCTGCGGGGCGCTGACAGAGAGCTCGACTCGGGTGTCGCCTCTCAGGCCTCAGAAACTTTTTCTCCAGGCGAAGAGAAGAAAAGCGAGGAGCAGGGTCACATCCTGCCTTCAGCGCCTGATGACAGCCACTCAGAGTCTCCAGCCATGGTCTTCAGTGACTCCACAACAGCGGTGTACGACGGTGATTCCAGCCAAAGGAGCCTGGAAGTCCTGAGTCCTCCGGGATGCTGGTCAGCAGGATTAGAAGAGGAGTGTCCTCTGGATAGCTCCTCTGTTCACGAAGAGAGTCCTGAGTTGGAGCAGACGGCGACAGACGAACACTTACTCCCTCAGGAGAAAACAGAGGTCGCAGATATCCAGTCAGATATCTCAGCGACTGATGAAAGTGTTCCCAAATGTGACCATGAAGAGCTCCTGAAGCAGCCGACGGATCCAATCTTGCCATCTTCTTCCTTCCCCTCCAGTCAGCCGGCGCTCAAAGATGCCAAAAGTGGCGACACAGTCTCAAAGATGGAACATCAGAAAGCTGATCCAAGCTACCAGATCCTCAGGCTGCCTTTTGAGAGCGTTCTGACACCTGGAGAGGATGGAGGCGCCCGCCTCTCCTCCCCTACTGCTCcctactactacaactacctATCCATGCAGACCACCCATGAGCGGATGAGCGTTCTCAGTCCATCTCTGGACGAGCTTTCCTCTCGAGATGAGATGTTCTCCACAGATCTGGACGATGCCGATCTTTTCCCCAAACGCGTGTATGCAGGCAGGAGGCTGGCAGAGGTGGTGAGCGGGTCCCCGCACGCTGCTGAAGAAGTGGAAGAAGTGTGGCTGCCAGGTTCGAAGAGGTGCATGTGCGCCTGCTGTGGGAAAAGCCTCGCAAAAGGGACAGGAAGGAGCAAAGTCCACAGCTCCAAGGTGTACAGGGATGAAGCCGGAGACTCTGAGGAGGAAAGCAGGTATGGGAGAGGGTGCGAGCAGCCCGTCAGAGTGGTGGTGAGGAAGCATTCTGCACCCAGGAAGCCCCATCTTGTCCTGCCCAGACATGCTGCAAAACCTCGGTATAAAAGAGGCCAACACAAAGATCCCTCTGATCCAGTGAACCAGGAGGAAGGTCATGATGTTTGTGTTCATGAGCCGGCTGATGGCGAGATTGGAGAGTTGACTTGTAGTGAGCCGCAGTGCAGAACATGTCAGGGTAAGTCTAGGCCAggggttttgttgttgttgacttgA